In the Methanofollis sp. UBA420 genome, one interval contains:
- a CDS encoding DUF4405 domain-containing protein — MRKRQINAIIDIGLIVSFLVVGLSSIVLFFFLPSGGGGWGWVHAGTGATNLRVFLGVTRGDWVDLHNITGLLFMALMAVHIVLHIPYYRNIRSCLSSGEKETCDRE; from the coding sequence ATGCGAAAACGACAGATAAACGCAATAATAGACATCGGATTGATCGTATCTTTCCTTGTCGTAGGGCTCTCGTCGATAGTGCTTTTTTTCTTCCTTCCATCCGGGGGCGGGGGGTGGGGATGGGTCCATGCCGGCACCGGCGCGACGAACCTCAGGGTATTTCTCGGGGTTACCCGCGGTGACTGGGTGGACCTCCACAACATCACCGGTCTCCTCTTCATGGCGCTGATGGCCGTCCATATCGTCCTGCACATCCCATATTACCGGAACATCAGATCCTGCCTCTCTTCGGGCGAAAAAGAGACGTGCGACCGGGAGTGA